The window cgctttatatgcgctgagagccctggatctgtgtgtactCAAAGCCGAAACATGACCGAGTGTGTTTCTGCCCTGTGCTCCTATTTGGTTGTAAGTAAgccgtgtcttgcaagaatctcatgttctacgtcatcgcgagacggtcctgggtcaatctctcggaacaaagtctcatgtttaaggtccccgcgagacgctccgtggccaatctctttagtcttgtggatcttttaagtgtcttccgtgatcttaatgtgaagatcacgtcttgtcgccctactgtttctctccaggatttttttataatagagagaatatATAATCcattgtctttctgtctgtccgattttcacgagagaactacaaCATTCCAGTTGATGCAATAGGTCATAGTTGACTTGCGGTGCTGATTTATCTGTGTGAATAagagagacacgcagtgggccgAGGAGAAGGCGggcgaggccctcctcactcacgtaccAGCCAAGGGGCGTGtaccttacatccgcttagctagcgaacgagagatcTACTTAACAAAGGGgttttttctggaatttgcttgaacattccggttgattttgcaactactCTCATCAAGCTAAGAATCTTagctcgcttgcaggagtgaaatATTCACGCTAacccaagacagaggctgcgggccgagggaagggggaagcGCGACGTCAGGAGCGGGAAGTtggtctacctctgcgttttggagtgtactaTGCCACCAaatagctagcgatacctttttgtttattgatttttaaagtttgtcctgtttgatTACCACGCGGGCAGagccatgggggatggctagtactgtatatatgaatttGGACAAATACAATACAACGGAGTACAATTATACTAATAAGAGAGTTAAAGGTAAAACATTATTTTGATGTCACTGTTAGCCAAAttcctttgtctttgtgtttGTACATCCTCTCCCCTGTAATCAAACAGCCAGATTTTAGCATAAAATAACACTGCAGAACCGGGGAACCAAcgcctgtcccagcagcactgggcgaGACGTACAAAGCAAATCTGGATGGGATACTAAATGACTGCATGGCACATTAGGAAAATACTTCACCGCACCTCACTGGGTAAAAAGCAACCAAAAGTTTTCAGTCCTgtcatatattatttaaatgtataataatattaaaCCAATTGCGGTGAATGTCAGGGAACCTTGCCAAGGGTTTCACATAGAGATGCATCCTATCacagcattttaatttaattggaaGGAACACAATGACATGAATTTTACCTTTCGTCGTTCCTCTACTGCCCGCATTTTGTTTTCAATCTCTTCCTTGGTTACaggtttttgtttcttctgtttggTCTTCAGTTTCTCCAGGTGCAGAGGAGGTTTCTTCAGCTGTTTTTCTGTGGTCTCCACCTACAGATAAACGTGACCAGTGAAATGGGGAACTATAATTTATGTGAATGTTTACCCTCTGTCCTTCCAGCTCTTCATAACAAATACTAATGAGCATGTTCCTCTTTATTTATAGACAAACATATAAATATcagatggagtttgcatgttctccccgtgtctgtgtgggtttcctcccacagtccaaagacatgcaggttaggtggattggcaatcctaaattgtccctagtgtgtgcttgatgtgtgcgtgtgtgtgcgccctggggtgggctggcgccctgcccgaggtttgtttcctgccttgcaccctgtgttggttaaaattggctccagcagacacccgtaaccctgtagttaggatatagcgggttggataatggatggatggatggatggatgaatggagttttcatgttctccccgtgtctgtgtgggtttcctcctggtgctccggtttcctcccacagtccaaagacatgcaggttaggtggactggcaattctaaattgtccctagtgtgtgcttggtgtgtgtgtgtgtgtgtgtgtgtgccctgcggtgggttggcgtcctgcccagggtttgtttcctgctttgcaccctattttggctgggattggctccatcagacccccatggccctgtagttaggatatagcaggttggaaaatggatggatggatggatggatgaaggtctGAGCCTCCAGCTTCCATCAAGGTAAGATCTCCTGACCAGCAGAAGCACTAAGGTGTAATTGACACATCATGCTGATTGTCTCTTATTTCTATATTATATCTTCCGAATAATGGGGGAAATAAATGTTGCTTCACAAGGATCCCCAAcacttttgtttgcttgtttttatttattttacaagatCATTGTCTTATTTCTTTTCTATTATTCTACAAGAACAAAATCTTTCTTATGCAAAATTATCAGATTGCAAAAACACCTTTGGAACTGAAGAGTTTCCAAGAGAAAGCTTGGTTTTGAAGGAAATTTGAGTTTTAGAACTTGAGGGATTCCTCCATGACTATTATCACTTTTTTAAGACTTTCTTGTCAATAAACATCTCATAGTCTAGGTATCTTGACACCCTTCAACAAAACGCCTTACCATAACATCGTATGCTTCCCCATTTTTCaccagacccccatggccctgtagttaggatatagcaggtttgaaaatggatggatggatggatgaaggactGAGCCTCCAGCTTCCATCAAGGTCAGATCTCCTGACCAGCAGAAGCACTAAGGTGTAATTGACACATCATGCTGATTGTCTCTTATTTCTATATTATATCTTCCGAATAATGGGGGAAATAAATGTTGCTTCACAAGGATCCCCAACACTTTGTTtgcttgtttaaatttattttacaaaatcatTGTCAACAAAACGCCTTACCATAACATCGTATGCTTCCCCATTTTTCACAACAGTGTGCGACTTTTGGATAATTCCTTGCATTTGGAGTTCTTCAAGGATGTCTGATgacttttgtctttcttttggtTCCTGAAGGAAAGTGGGACCATTTACAGCTgggtgaaatgaaaaacaaaagacattttcAGTATTATTCACCACAACACCACACCGTGGGGCTCATGAAAGTATATTACAAAGTTACAGCATTTATACAATTAGAAAACTTTGGCgatcaaaaggaagaaaataccATTAGTCTTTCTTACGTCTGATTGGTGTTACTTTTTCCTGTATGGCACCTGGCAATTCATTTTCTAGCCCCAAGCCACTGTCTGTTGTTTGCTTTGATATAGCGGATCCTTCCCGGGTGCCAAGAGTTAGTTCATGGTGTGAAGAACGCTTCCTCTGAAATGTAAAcacatttaattactttttgttattttcttttaatatcatGTATTAAAATTTCAACCTTTGGTTTCTTTTGTTATGAGAAGCCAAGCAAattgactccttttattggctaactaaaagattacaatatacaagatTTCGAGGCaagtcaggccccttcttcaggcaagatggccggaattgcctcgaaagcttgcatattgtaatctttttagttagccaataaaaggagtcaatttgcttggcttctcattacatccatagtggctaacaaggtacaacaccctagtttcttttgttattaataACTCATCTCCATGGTAGGCAACATAGATTAATAgaatttaaaatggctgtgttCAAATTTTACTGCTTCATTACttgattttgttaatatttgtagaatattagggggcttcgccccctgctcgctttactTACTCACTTCACTCTGCATCTCGCGCGGCGCATTTTTGTCATATCACCTgcagtatgtccatatattcgatctcttttcacttttcctttttcatcaatattgtttggaattacatcgtgacaacgcaacgtataactgcccgtgagtgaatatcgtttctctctctctctaccagaagtgtgtctgacaatagcattcacacaaatgagaaatgctttctctcgcaggatttcactttcagcaaacaacaaatcttttaattctcgcggatacgcctcttcattgggaagaaacactactttttttatccctgatggcaacacaaattagacgatctacaaatctccaacttaaagtttaaatccaagcaatatattcgatctcttttcactgttccgttatttcaccaagtaataatttctctttgctagcgctaatgtgatctttactatcatttttttttgagactttcaaattttcgtactttcattatctctaacctgctcttcatgggtactgcaccaacgtttttgaattctttacgatgttctactctgttttatttccggccccgggcgtcgTTAAATCTCTTAGCAAAAAACTTACGTTTcatctccttccaaccttccaagatttttttttttatagtaaaaaaaGAGATGTCGGAGTGAGGCGCACCATATATAAAGCACATTGAGATGCCCCTTACAATGGAtagcattatataaaaataagatacTACTGCTACTCAAGTTTCCTTGCTTATCTCAAAAGACGTGTATACCAGCCTTCGACTATGTAGAAATATTGATAGTGTCTATGGTATTATGTACAATAATCGTCAATAAATAACTGAATTTGTTTACTTGGAGATCTAATACGTATAATGGGGTGTTTCTAGGTTTACAAGTAAGTAAAGTTGAGTGCTGTACTAACCCAGCCATACAagttatatagggtggtccagatctaattatgcaattttcagtacgctataacttattaactttattatatagaaaatcgcccgaaaaatcctggaccatcgagaagtgtgcaaactgacgacattaAGActtgtcttcgcgccgaactggaatcgtcgctgcataaatcaaagtcatccagacgatctggatctgcataattagatatggaccaccctgtatatgttaCAGGCCAAACTCGAGTTTAGGACAAACTACTTTAGACTCGGCCAAACCAGTTTGCTGAAGAGGATAGGATGAACCTGGTCCTAACTAGACTATCCTGAAATCAATGTGGAGCTCCCAAGACAAACTGATTTGCCCGAGTctaaactaccgtatatactcacgtttaagttctacCGCGGATAAGTcaagacttgattttaccgtataatttctggtattttataatgtcagtcgtataagtcaaatgcggaaaactcacggtattggtccaagagattatgatatgctaacgcctaccagagagagtaaccacagagtacACTgccttctatgtattgtgcccatgtgaccacgcggtaatacccgaactattccaaagtgacgtttgcactgttttgtgttttttgtatctcacaccctcatacacctttatcgtaagagcatcccttatctatgatggagcgttcgttTAAGAGTaaatatgaagcttgttttaaataaaaagttgttgaagtggtgaaagaaattggtaactgcgctgctgcaatgaaattcgctgagtctgagaaactgatgtgagattggaggaagcaa is drawn from Polypterus senegalus isolate Bchr_013 chromosome 15, ASM1683550v1, whole genome shotgun sequence and contains these coding sequences:
- the stmnd1 gene encoding stathmin domain-containing protein 1; this encodes MGCGNSRSAAVIQPASENRNGWADKTPKRKRSSHHELTLGTREGSAISKQTTDSGLGLENELPGAIQEKVTPIRPVNGPTFLQEPKERQKSSDILEELQMQGIIQKSHTVVKNGEAYDVMVETTEKQLKKPPLHLEKLKTKQKKQKPVTKEEIENKMRAVEERRKTREEELKKKLRTEKGISRSITSMEFRPFSQTDMSLENEEEGRIRPKTSLEGERLASSRKSPESDGVSEKSNDFGALELDPGFRFSSQTPDDKEDVF